One Fusarium poae strain DAOMC 252244 chromosome 4, whole genome shotgun sequence DNA window includes the following coding sequences:
- a CDS encoding hypothetical protein (BUSCO:2338at5125), with translation MYIKQIIIQGFKSYKDQTVIEPFSSKTNVIVGRNGSGKSNFFAAIRFVLSDAYTQMSREERQGLLHEGSGSAVMSAYVEIIFDNSDDRFPTGNKEVILRRTIGLKKDEYSVDRKVVTKVDVMNLLEAAGFSRSNPYYIVPQGRVTALTNMKESDRLNLLKEVAGTQVYETRRAESLKIMNETNNKREKIDELLVYIKERLNELEEEKEELRGFQDKDRERRCLEYAYYHNIQLNVQSALEELDNARQDGIDSSDTNRAEFSQGEKAISRLDSEIHKLQREMELLQIDRRQLEEDRRDSAKTMAKAEMKTKNLKEGQSAQEQARAQHAADLESVQNEIASKERQLSTILPAYNEKKQEEDNVRRQLDHAESTRNRLFSKQSRGSQFRNKSERDAWLKNEIQELELNISTQKANKIDADEEVQRVHESIAQAEQEVAELRNRLANFSAERGALEDEATKAGDVIDKLNDERKLVRREDDKLNSVIANARQEKEAAERELSHTMDGATARGLATIRRLKQERDIPGAYGTLAELLEVSDAYRLPVEQIAGASLFHYVVDNADTATYLADTLYRQQGGRVTFMPLAQLRPKPINLPRSNDAVPLLSKISYDQQYERAFQQVFGKVVVCPNLTVASQYARSHGVDGITAEGDTTNKRGAMTGGYIDPRKSRLQAVQAVNKWRGEYERLLAQSRDIRQQTELKDQEITAAMSELQKARERLRQAVDGFEPLRHELMNKSTHLENERSHLDAAIKRRDAVESNMNSFLEDLAGHETELKSDFKKNLTSAEERQLEELGNSIQELQKQWNELSKARRDLGRQKQLLEVDLRQNLQMKLDQLNSQAFENSTSGSSAGGLKEAQRELKKAQKAQKTVEASLQEVEAKLDDSQARLEQLENDRAQREQALQEISARIEKQQKRMDKSLRRKAVLTTQASECAQTIRDLGVLPEEAFDKYENMDPKTVSSKIKRVNDALKKYKHVNKKAFEQYNNFTTQQDQLMKRRKELDESQESIEELVEHLDRRKDEAIERTFKQVSREFTTIFGKLVPAGHGRLLIQRRADRRQEPNDESDGEARGAVENYTGVGISVSFNSKHLDEQQKIQQLSGGQKSLCALCLIFALQATESSPMVIFDEVDANLDAQYRTAVAALLDSISNEIGTQFICTTFRPEIVHVADRCYGVTFRNKTSSIDCVSTEQALDFVEGQAKPT, from the exons ATGTATATCAAACAAATTATCATCCAGGGCTTTAAAAG CTACAAGGACCAAACAGTCATTGAGCCCTTTTCTTCAAAGACCAACGTCATTGTCGGTCGTAATGGATCGGGTAAAAGTAACTTCTTTGCAGCTATCCGCTTTGTTCTCAGCGATGCATACACCCAGATGAGTCGCGAAGAGAGACAGGGTCTTCTTCATGAAGGCTCAGGCTCTGCCGTCATGTCCGCGTACGTGGAGATCATATTCGACAACAGCGatgaccgattcccgaccgGAAACAAAGAGGTCATCTTGCGCCGCACGATCGGTCTCAAAAAAGACGAATACTCGGTGGACCGCAAGGTGGTTACAAAGGTTGATGTCATGAACCTTCTCGAGGCTGCTGGATTCTCTCGATCAAATCCGTACTACATCGTGCCACAGGGACGAGTTACCGCCCTGACGAATATGAAAGAATCCGACAGGCTCAATTTGTTGAAGGAGGTAGCCGGAACACAAGTGTACGAGACACGTCGTGCAGAGTCGCTGAAAATTATGAACGAGACAAACAATAAGAGAGAAAAGATCGACGAACTTTTGGTTTACATAAAGGAAAGACTGAACGAgttggaagaagaaaaggaagagctTAGAGGGTTCCAGGACAAGGACAGAGAGAGACGATGCCTCGAATACGCATACTACCACAACATACAGCTCAATGTGCAATCGGCTCTCGAGGAGCTCGACAATGCCCGACAAGATGGAATCGACAGCTCCGACACCAACAGGGCGGAATTCTCACAGGGAGAAAAGGCGATATCAAGGCTTGACTCGGAAATCCACAAGTTACAGAGGGAGATGGAGCTTCTACAGATCGATCGCCGACAGCTAGAGGAAGATAGACGCGACAGTGCCAAGACCATGGCTAAAGCCGAGATGAAGACCAAGAACTTGAAAGAAGGCCAATCTGCTCAGGAACAAGCCCGAGCTCAACATGCAGCTGATCTTGAGTCTGTGCAGAACGAGATAGCATCAAAAGAGCGGCAGCTTTCCACCATTTTGCCAGCATACAACGAGAAAAAACAGGAAGAGGACAATGTCAGACGACAACTCGACCATGCCGAATCCACACGCAATCGGTTGTTCTCCAAGCAGAGTCGTGGCTCTCAGTTCAGAAACAAGTCTGAGCGCGATGCATGGCTAAAGAACGAAATTCAAGAGCTTGAACTCAATATCAGCACACAAAAGGCCAATAAGATCGATGCAGACGAAGAAGTTCAAAGAGTTCACGAATCAATTGCCCAGGCAGAGCAAGAGGTTGCTGAGCTGCGAAATCGTCTCGCCAATTTCAGTGCTGAGAGAGGAGCCCTCGAGGATGAGGCTACGAAAGCGGGCGACGTTATTGACAAGCTCAACGACGAACGAAAACTTGTCAGACGCGAAGATGACAAACTTAACTCAGTTATAGCTAATGCTCgccaagagaaagaggctgcTGAACGCGAACTATCGCATACTATGGATGGAGCAACTGCCCGCGGTTTAGCAACAATCCGACGACTGAAGCAAGAGCGTGATATTCCAGGAGCATATGGGACACTAGCTGAACTGCTCGAAGTTAGTGACGCATACAGGCTTCCTGTAGAGCAGATTGCCGGCGCGAGTCTTTTCCATTACGTCGTTGATAATGCAGATACCGCCACATACCTCGCAGATACTCTGTACAGACAACAGGGAGGTCGAGTTACGTTCATGCCTCTTGCTCAACTGCGGCCCAAGCCGATCAACCTCCCAAGGTCTAATGACGCAGTGCCCCTTCTTAGCAAGATCTCATACGACCAACAGTACGAGAGGGCTTTCCAGCAAGTCTTCGGCAAGGTTGTTGTTTGCCCTAACTTGACTGTAGCAAGCCAATACGCACGAAGCCACGGCGTGGACGGTATCACTGCTGAAGGTGACACAACCAACAAGAGGGGTGCTATGACTGGTGGATACATCGATCCTCGCAAGTCTCGTTTGCAAGCTGTCCAGGCCGTGAACAAGTGGCGGGGCGAATACGAGAGATTGCTGGCGCAGTCCCGGGACATCCGACAACAGACAGAGCTGAAGGATCAAGAGATCACAGCAGCCATGTCAGAACTCCAAAAGGCTAGGGAGAGACTACGACAAGCTGTTGATGGTTTCGAGCCACTCAGACATGAGTTGATGAACAAGTCGACTCATCTGGAGAACGAGCGAAGTCACCTTGACGCAGCTATCAAACGCCGAGATGCAGTTGAGAGTAACATGAACAGTTTCCTGGAAGACCTCGCTGGCCATGAAACAGAGCTCAAGTCAGATTTTAAGAAGAATCTAACCTCGGCAGAAGAGCGCCAGCTGGAGGAACTTGGCAACAGCATCCAAGAACTTCAGAAGCAATGGAATGAGCTCAGCAAGGCACGGCGTGACCTGGGGAGGCAGAAGCAGCTCCTTGAGGTTGACCTTCGCCAAAACCTACAAATGAAGCTTGACCAGCTCAATAGCCAGGCCTTTGAGAACTCAACCTCCGGATCTTCAGCTGGCGGATTGAAGGAGGCCCAAAGGGAACTGAAAAAGGCACAGAAAGCACAGAAAACCGTCGAGGCAAGTCTTCAAGAAGTAGAAGCTAAGCTGGACGATTCGCAAGCTCGATTAGAGCAACTGGAGAACGATAGAGCGCAGCGAGAGCAGGCTCTACAAGAGATATCCGCAAGGAtcgagaagcagcagaaGAGAATGGACAAGAGTCTTCGAAGGAAAGCCGTCTTGACAACGCAAGCCTCGGAGTGTGCCCAGACCATTCGTGATCTCGGTGTGCTCCCCGAGGAAGCCTTTGACAAGTACGAGAACATGGACCCCAAGACC GTGTCATCCAAGATCAAGCGGGTAAACGATGCACTGAAGAAGTACAAGCACGTCAACAAGAAGGCCTTTGAGCAGTACAACAACTTTACAACACAACAAGACCAGCTTATGAAGCGACGTAAAGAGTTGGACGAGTCTCAAGAATCCATCGAGGAACTCGTTGAGCATCTCGATAGAAGAAAGGACGAGGCCATTGAGCGAACATTCAAGCAAGTTTCAAGAGAGTTCACAACCATCTTTGGCAAGCTTGTGCCTGCTGGTCACGGCCGTCTGCTGATCCAGCGACGGGCGGACCGCCGTCAAGAACCCAATGATGAATCTGATGGAGAGGCTCGAGGCGCTGTCGAGAACTACACAGGTGTCGGAATCAGTGTGTCCTTCAACTCGAAACACCTTGACGAGCAACAGAAGATTCAACAGCTCAGTGGTGGTCAGAAGA GTTTGTGTGCTTTATGCCTTATTTTCGCTCTCCAAGCAACTGAGAGCAGTCCCATGGTCATTTTCGACGAGGTCGATGCCAACTTGGACGCCCAATACCGAACAGCAGTTGCAGCCCTGCTTGACTCTATCTCCAATGAGATTGGTACGCAATTCATCTGCACCACTTTCCGACCTGAGATTGTGCATGTCGCAGACAGATGTTATGGTGTGACATTCCGCAACAAGACCAGCTCAATCGACTGCGTCAGCACTGAGCAAGCCCTTGACTTTGTTGAGGGCCAAGCAAAGCCTACTTAG
- a CDS encoding hypothetical protein (BUSCO:43670at5125) yields MTASSRGGRAFQAMLSTSPNVCARCASSSSSALPRIPTRLYSSIAAAVAKTPTDASPPSTAPNSPPYDVRSGVILTRPPLVTRKLHPFENAFFFYQKRLEERLNTPFITGIYFKPDTARRLDWNIKVQERQGTVAKELGIYNGKSSKAWEDELKVGDELSNQETIVKSLLKDAESRVSDDAEMIPAEDVVPVEPPADRVTEADRKGDVKRLDRQLDRTLYLVVKGKDGWGFPADVIPKDENLHESAKRVLDQAAGVNMNTWLVSRIPVAHVVSRPRLSKEGVVEKKGEKTFFIKGRIMAGQADLKDNPFGYTEFKWLTREELEKELPKSYFKGVRNMMTDR; encoded by the exons ATGACAGCTTCAAGTCGGGGTGGACGGGCCTTTCAGGCTATGCTATCCA CTTCTCCCAACGTCTGCGCTCGATgcgcttcctcctcctcttccgcCCTTCCTAGAATCCCTACACGACTCTACTCATCCATCGCTGCAGCGGTAGCTAAAACCCCCACCGATGCCTCGCCTCCCTCAACCGCACCCAACTCGCCGCCTTACGACGTCCGCTCCGGAGTGATTCTTACTCGACCACCGCTGGTGACACGGAAACTTCACCCCTTTGAGAACGCTTTCTTCTTTTACCAGAAGCGTCTCGAGGAGCGTCTGAACACTCCCTTCATCACTGGTATCTACTTCAAGCCCGATACGGCTCGCCGTTTAGACTGGAACATCAAGGTTCAGGAGCGACAGGGCACAGTGGCCAAGGAGCTGGGTATTTATAACGGCAAGAGTTCCAAGGCGTGGGAGGACGAGCTCAAGGTCGGAGATGAACTAAGTAACCAGGAGACTATCGTCAAGTCTCTGCTGAAGGATGCCGAGTCGCGTGTCAGTGATGATGCTGAGATGATTCctgctgaggatgttgttcCTGTTGAGCCCCCTGCGGATCGTGTTACTGAGGCCGACCGCAAGGGCGATGTTAAGAGGCTGGATCGTCAGCTTGACCGAACCCTGTATCTTGTGGTCAAGGGTAAGGACGGATGGGGCTTCCCCGCGGATGTGATTCCCAAGGACGAGAACCTTCACGAG TCCGCCAAGAGAGTTCTTGACCAGGCCGCTGGTGTTAACATGAACACTTGGCTCGTGAGCCGCATACCAGTCGCCCATGTCGTCTCTCGACCCAGGCTCAGCAAGGAAGGTGTCGTTGAGAAGAAGGGTGAAAAGACATTCTTCATCAAGGGCAGAATAATGGCAGGCCAGGCCGATCTGAAGGACAATCCCTTTGGTTACACCGAGTTCAAGTGGTTGACTCGTGAGGAGTTGGAAAAGGAGTTGCCCAAGTCATACTTCAAGGGTGTGCGCAACATGATGACTGACAGGTAA
- a CDS encoding hypothetical protein (TransMembrane:1 (o1207-1232i)~BUSCO:446at5125), with translation MASRLDRLVTILETGSTRLIRDTAVNQLADWQKQHPDELFNLLSRVVPYLRHKEWETRRTAASAIGKIAEYAPIYDPNLGDAPAEPKKEEDTPENGQIKKEEEDEAKTIPQDDGFFKLESLDVEMILRYGRELLRGGGIEYGLAALDPQARLAHQKKTLAGRLGLLGRKYEDEEIAYTGGDNLAAPGTPMDATNGHGHNRADGAGGQSHAPEESQLSSRQLNVLKRKRKREAMKASQGKGGFGDLSVRRSMTSGSENIADDAPMPDGEAKKNSKVNDYFNLERPADVDEETKVVSEFKGPVIPIKSEIEAEDTMEGAEWPYDRLCDFLKVDLFDSSWETRHGAAMGLREVIRVHGAGAGRRRNKSKEENDALNRKWLDDMACRLCCVLMLDRFTDYSSDTSVAPIRETIGQSLGSVLKHLPSSSVYSTFTILYRMVMQEDLKLERPVWSVCHGGMIGLRYVVAVRKDLLLQDSDMIDGIIKTVMKGLGDMDDDVRSVSAATLIPMAKEFVTLRPAKLDGLVNIIWESLSNLGDDLSASTGRIMDLLATLCGFPEVLDAMKASAAQDEERSFTLLVPRLYPFLRHTITSVRVAVLKALSTFAKLDAETSQGWLNGRILRLIFQNIIVERDREALNMSLELWVSLVESLATKPAVLADEFAAHIDPMMQLTLHPIGVSRNPIPMNASLFQKPSGGTYTMPGAIQHTPRKPSSPDGSDRAPKRRRKSTKVDETPTTSLTHDVDGHMMQGDVDLVGMDVLIRSRVSAAQAMGFIMSRVPSASLDDYDALLIPGLGSAFSSSQMTACAVIDEYAKNSQALGDSPRYLENLQRIIDSERPAAYRDLVNFIQRVRTQCQQLIHLFRDHGKVSHSKLPTLPVVVQGEAEAGPNAFSITIADKCIGDDYERLNKAMPPGQRMIASQQLSEARNMTMLAIEEAKAAKAARDIRVKAAAACAMVGMKVLPKKPSPLIKGIMDSVKTEENQQLQVRSADTIARLVQLFTEKGRKGPADKVVSNLVKFSCVEVAETPEFPVHARKTDCVLSMQKEEDRVDHPDAAKWAREAKAARVTRRGAKEALEILSRTYGASLLETVPSLRTFMEEPLVRAFSDTLPAEAKDPEQTFGQEIVDAMSVIRTMTPTLDKALQPFIIQMMPLVIKALHSELSVFRYMAAKCMATICSVMTVEGMTALVEKVLPSINNPVDLNFRQGAIEAIYHLIAVMGDAILPYVIFLIVPVLGRMSDSDNEIRLIATTSFATLVKLVPLEAGIPDPPGLSEELLKGRDRERTFIAQLLDPKKVEQFQIPVAIKAELRSYQQEGVNWLNFLNKYHLHGILCDDMGLGKTLQTLCIVASDHHQRAEEFAKTQAPDVRKMPSLIVCPPTLSGHWQQEIKTYAPFLSVTAYVGPPAERKALKDRLGETDIVVTSYDVCRNDSEILGQHSWNYVVLDEGHLIKNPKAKITQAVKRLASNHRLILTGTPIQNNVLELWSLFDFLMPGFLGAEKVFLDRFAKPIAASRFSKASSKEQEAGALAIEALHKQVLPFLLRRLKEEVLNDLPPKILQNYYCDLSDLQQKLFEDFTRKQGKKIQAEAGREDKEAKQHIFQALQYMRKLCNSPAMVMKPGSSLYDDTQKILAKQGTSIEDAQHAPKLTALRDLLVDCGIGVEGSDANDPLYQPIKPHRALIFCQMKEMLDMVQNKVLKELLPSVSHLRLDGSVEANKRQDIVNKFNSDPSYDVLLLTTSVGGLGLNLTGADTVIFVEHDWNPQKDLQAMDRAHRIGQKKVVNVYRLITRGTLEEKILNLQRFKIDVASTVVNQQNAGLSTMDTDQILDLFNVGDAAPNLLADKEKSNIDGREEDMVDIETGDVRAPGKKAWLDDLGELWDNKQYEESFDLDDFMKTMS, from the exons ATGGCTTCGAG ACTCGACAGATTAGTCAC TATCCTTGAAACAGGGAGCACGAGATTAATCCGTGATACTGCCGTTAACCAACTTGCTGATTGGCAAAAACAACATCCTGATGAACTTTTCAACCTTCTCTCTCGTGTTGTGCCCTACCTGAGACACAAGGAATGGGAGACACGGAGAACCGCTGCTTCTGCTATCGGTAAGATTGCCGAGTATGCCCCTATCTATGATCCAAATCTTGGAGATGCACCTGCAGAGCccaagaaagaggaagataCCCCTGAAAACGGACAAATCaaaaaggaggaagaggatgaggcgAAGACAATACCTCAAGATGACGGTTTCTTCAAATTGGAATCACTCGATGTCGAGATGATTCTAAGATACGGCAGGGAACTATTACGTGGTGGAGGTATTGAGTACGGATTAGCGGCACTTGACCCTCAAGCACGACTGGCACACCAGAAGAAGACGCTCGCCGGGCGGTTAGGTCTGCTTGGAAGGAAGTacgaagacgaggagatCGCATACACAGGCGGTGACAATCTGGCCGCGCCTGGGACTCCGATGGACGCCACAAATGGCCATGGACACAATCGTGCCGATGGGGCAGGCGGACAATCTCACGCCCCTGAAGAGTCCCAGCTAAGTTCTCGTCAACTCAACGTGCTTAAGCGAAAACGCAAGAGAGAGGCCATGAAGGCATCCCAGGGCAAAGGTGGATTTGGAGACCTGTCTGTCAGACGTTCAATGACATCAGGTTCCGAGAATATAGCGGATGACGCGCCAATGCCCGACGGAGAAGCTAAGAAGAACAGCAAAGTGAACGACTACTTTAATCTCGAACGCCCCGCCGATGTCGACGAGGAAACCAAAGTCGTAAGCGAATTCAAGGGACCTGTAATTCCCATCAAGTCCGAAATCGAAGCCGAAGACACCATGGAAGGTGCTGAGTGGCCATACGACCGACTGTGCGATTTTCTCAAGGTTGATCTGTTCGACTCCTCTTGGGAAACCCGACACGGAGCTGCTATGGGTCTCCGTGAGGTTATTCGAGTTCATGGTGCAGGCGCTGGCAGACGTCGCAACAAATCAAAGGAGGAGAATGATGCGCTCAACCGAAAATGGCTCGATGATATGGCCTGCCGTTTGTGCTGTGTACTGATGCTAGATCGCTTCACCGATTACAGCTCCGACACCTCTGTGGCACCTATCCGGGAGACAATTGGCCAGTCTCTTGGATCCGTCTTGAAGCATCTCCCTTCATCATCTGTTTACAGCACTTTCACAATCCTCTACAGAATGGTGATGCAAGAAGACCTCAAACTTGAACGACCAGTCTGGTCCGTGTGCCATGGCGGTATGATTGGTCTCAGATACGTCGTTGCAGTGAGGAAGGATCTTCTACTCCAAGACAGCGATATGATCGACGGCATCATAAAGACTGTCATGAAAGGATTGGGAGAtatggatgatgatgtccGTTCTGTCAGTGCTGCCACGTTAATCCCCATGGCCAAGGAGTTTGTGACTTTGCGACCCGCAAAGCTTGATGGCCTCGTAAACATAATATGGGAAAGTCTGTCAAATCTTGGTGATGACCTTAGTGCCAGCACTGGTCGTATTATGGACCTCCTTGCTACACTTTGCGGTTTCCCCGAGGTTCTCGATGCCATGAAAGCATCGGCAGCACAAGATGAGGAACGGTCCTTCACCTTGCTCGTTCCTAGACTCTACCCCTTCCTACGCCATACCATTACGTCAGTGCGCGTAGCTGTCTTGAAAGCTTTGTCGACCTTTGCCAAACTAGATGCAGAGACTTCGCAGGGTTGGCTTAATGGAAGAATACTGCGATTAATCTTTCAGAACATCATCGTTGAAAGGGACAGGGAAGCGCTCAACATGTCCTTGGAGTTATGGGTGTCGCTTGTTGAAAGTCTGGCTACCAAACCTGCTGTCCTGGCAGACGAATTCGCCGCTCACATTGACCCCATGATGCAGCTGACCTTGCATCCCATCGGCGTTTCAAGGAACCCGATCCCCATGAACGCCTCCCTGTTCCAAAAACCCTCTGGTGGCACTTATACTATGCCTGGCGCAATTCAACACACACCTCGCAAGCCATCATCACCCGATGGTTCTGACCGCGCTCCCAAACGCCGTCGAAAGTCCACCAAGGTTGACGAGACTCCTACAACTAGCCTGACTCATGATGTCGACGGCCACATGATGCAGGGAGATGTCGATCTTGTTGGTATGGATGTGCTGATTCGCTCTCGTGTATCAGCTGCGCAGGCCATGGGCTTCATCATGTCCCGAGTCCCTTCAGCCAGCTTGGACGATTACGATGCATTGTTGATTCCTGGACTGGGTTCTGCATTCTCCTCAAGTCAGATGACAGCATGCGCGGTTATCGACGAGTATGCCAAAAACAGCCAGGCTCTTGGTGATTCTCCTCGTTACCTTGAAAACCTTCAACGCATCATCGATTCTGAGCGACCAGCGGCGTACAGAGATCTCGTAAATTTCATCCAGCGAGTTCGTACGCAATGCCAGCAACTGATCCACCTCTTCCGCGACCATGGCAAAGTCTCACACAGCAAGCTTCCGACACTACCTGTCGTGGTTCAAGGAGAAGCGGAGGCTGGCCCGAATGCCTTTTCCATTACGATAGCCGACAAGTGCATCGGCGATGATTACGAGAGGCTGAATAAGGCGATGCCGCCGGGTCAGCGCATGATTGCCAGCCAACAGCTATCCGAAGCCCGCAACATGACCATGTTGGCTATCGAAGAAGCCAAGGCTGCCAAGGCGGCTCGTGATATTCGTGTCAAGGCAGCGGCAGCATGCGCCATGGTCGGTATGAAGGTACTACCCAAAAAGCCCAGTCCTCTAATCAAGGGCATCATGGACTCTGTCAAGACGGAAGAGAACCAGCAACTGCAAGTTCGCTCAGCCGATACTATCGCAAGACTCGTGCAATTGTTTACCGAGAAGGGCCGAAAGGGACCAGCAGACAAGGTTGTTTCGAATCTGGTCAAGTTCTCCTGCGTCGAAGTTGCAGAAACACCCGAATTTCCCGTCCATGCCCGCAAGACCGACTGCGTGTTGTCCATGCAAAAGGAGGAAGATCGTGTCGATCATCCAGATGCTGCTAAATGGGCGCGCGAAGCCAAGGCCGCTCGTGTTACTAGACGAGGTGCAAAAGAAGCCCTGGAGATACTCTCCAGAACTTATGGCGCCAGCCTACTCGAAACTGTTCCAAGCCTCCGCACATTCATGGAAGAGCCTCTGGTCAGGGCCTTTTCCGATACCTTGCCTGCAGAAGCGAAGGACCCTGAGCAGACTTTTGGACAAGAGATTGTCGATGCCATGTCTGTTATTCGTACAATGACCCCAACGCTCGACAAGGCTTTGCAACCTTTTATCATACAAATGATGCCTCTAGTCATCAAAGCACTTCATTCGGAGCTCTCGGTCTTCCGATACATGGCTGCCAAATGTATGGCTACCATTTGCAGCGTCATGACCGTTGAAGGTATGACTGCACTTGTCGAGAAGGTTCtaccatcaatcaacaaccCTGTCGACCTCAACTTCCGACAAGGTGCAATCGAGGCTATCTACCATTTGATTGCTGTGATGGGAGATGCTATCTTACCATACGTCATCTTCCTGATTGTACCGGTTCTGGGACGAATGAGCGACTCAGACAACGAAATCCGTCTTATTGCAACGACATCCTTTGCCACCCTGGTGAAACTAGTTCCCCTTGAGGCTGGAATTCCGGACCCGCCAGGCCTGTCCGAAGAGTTGCTGAAGGGAAGAGACCGCGAGAGAACATTTATCGCACAGCTTCTGGACCCGAAGAAGGTGGAGCAATTCCAAATTCCCGTTGCCATCAAGGCCGAGTTGCGATCATACCAGCAGGAAGGTGTCAACTGGCTTAATTTCCTCAACAAGTACCACCTCCACGGCATTCTCTGTGATGACATGGGTCTAGGCAAAACGTTGCAGACACTTTGCATCGTAGCAAGTGATCACCACCAGCGTGCTGAGGAATTCGCCAAGACACAGGCACCTGACGTCCGAAAAATGCCGTCTCTTATTGTTTGTCCGCCCACGCTTTCGGGACATTGGCAGCAAGAAATCAAGACATATGCACCGTTCCTGAGCGTCACCGCATATGTCGGGCCACCTGCAGAGAGAAAGGCCCTCAAAGACAGACTTGGTGAAACTGACATCGTGGTCACATCCTATGATGTTTGCCGTAACGATTCTGAAATCCTGGGCCAGCATAGCTGGAATTATGTCGTACTGGACGAGGGTCATTTGATCAAGAACCCGAAGGCTAAGATCACGCAGGCTGTCAAGAGGTTAGCTAGTAACCATCGTCTCATTCTCACAGGTACTCCTATTCAGAACAATGTCTTGGAATTATGGTCCCTGTTTGACTTTTTGATGCCTGGTTTCCTGGGTGCTGAGAAGGTCTTTTTGGACCGCTTCGCGAAACCTATTGCTGCAAGTCGATTCAGCAAAGCCTCATCTAAAGAGCAGGAAGCAGGTGCTTTGGCTATTGAGGCACTTCACAAACAGGTCCTGCCGTTCTTGCTGCGTCGTCTCAAGGAAGAAGTCTTGAACGATCTCCCACCGAAGATCTTGCAGAACTACTACTGCGACTTGAGTGACCTGCAACAGAAGCTATTTGAGGACTTTACAAGGAAACAAGGCAAGAAGATCCAGGCGGAGGCGGGCAGAGAAGACAAGGAAGCCAAGCAACACATTTTCCAGGCGCTGCAGTACATGCGCAAGCTGTGCAACTCTCCTGCTATGGTGATGAAGCCCGGAAGTAGCCTCTACGACGACACACAGAAAATTCTTGCCAAGCAGGGAACCTCGATTGAAGACGCACAGCATGCGCCCAAGCTTACCGCATTGCGTGATCTTTTGGTGGATTGTGGTATTGGTGTTGAAGGCAGCGACGCAAACGACCCTCTTTACCAACCGATCAAGCCCCATCGCGCACTCATCTTCTGTCAAATGAAGGAAATGCTCGACATGGTACAGAACAAGGTTCTGAAGGAGTTGTTGCCCTCAGTGTCACACCTCCGACTTGACGGTTCTGTTGAAGCCAACAAGAGACAAGATATTGTCAACAAGTTCAATAGCGACCCGTCCTATGATGTGCTCTTGTTGACCACTAGCGTTGGAGGTCTCGGTTTGAACTTGACAGGTGCTGACACGGTTATCTTTGTTGAGCATGACTGGAACCCCCAGAAAGATCTCCAGGCTATGGATCGAGCCCATCGTATTGGACAGAAGAAGGTCGTTAACGTGTACCGACTCATCACTCGTGGAACTCTGGAGGAGAAGATTCTGAACCTCCAAAGATTCAAGATTGACGTTGCATCAACTGTCGTGAATCAACAGAACGCTGGCCTCTCGACAATGGACACGGACCAAATCCTGGATCTGTTCAATGTCGGCGATGCAGCACCAAATCTTTTGGCTGACAAGGAGAAGAGCAATATCGATGGGAGGGAGGAAGACATGGTCGATATTGAAACCGGTGACGTACGTGCACCAGGAAAGAAGGCGTGGCTGGACGATTTGGGAGAGCTTTGGGACAACAAGCAGTACGAGGAGAGTTTCGACCTGGACGACTTTATGAAAACAATGTCGTAA